The genomic stretch CACCGCAACCCACATACTTCCGTGTCCTTTCAGCCATGGTGTTGGGCACATGGCGACCAACGCTTTCGCGTCGGTGCCCGCGCGGTTGATCCATCGTCTCTCCTCGTCGGACCACCGCCTTCGGCGGCGGTGCCCGCTCGGCTACGACTCCTCGTCGTTCCTTGCCTGAACGCGCGCAAGCGCGGGGCACCCGCGCCGTCAGGCGTGGGTCGCGCGGCCCGCCCCCCTTTCCGATCACCCTGCTAGGCCCACGACGCTCAGATTTCCGCGTCTAACTTGTTCCAATCCGTCAAGAATCCTTCGAGCCCGCGGTCGGTCAGCGGGTGCTTGCTGAGCTGCCACAGGACCTTAGGCGGCATCGTGCAACAGTCCGCCCCGAGCATCATCGCCTCCACCACATGCACAGGGTGGCGAATCGAGGCGACGAGGATCTGCGTCTCGTACCCGTAGTTGTCGTACACCTGACGGATCTGATGGATGACGTCCATCCCTTCACCCGAGATGTCATCGATCCGGCCAACGAACGGAGACACGTACGTCGCGCCTGCCTTGGCGGCCAACAGAGCCTGCGAAACGGAAAAACAAAGCGTCACGTTGGTGTGAAACCCTTCCGCGCGAAGATCGCGGCACGCCTTCAGCCCGTCTTCGGTGAGCGGCACCTTCACCACCGCGTTCTCATGGATGGCGGCCAACTTCCGTCCTTCCGCGACCATGGTGTCCCTGTCGACGCCCACGACTTCGAGACTGATCGGACCGTCCACGATCTCGCAGATCTCGAGGTAGATCTCCTTCGGATCTCGGTCGCCCGCGACCTTCGAGATGAGCGACGGGTTGGTTGTAATACCGTCGACGAGGCCGGCGTCAGCGGCGCGTCGGATCTCGACGAGGTCGGCGGTGTCGAGGAAGATCTTCATGCGGTGGCGGTGCTCCGTGAAGGTGATGCCGGTGGCTCGTCCGCCAGCAGGGCGCTCTCCGGGTACTCCACCCGGGCGAGGAAGAGCCCTTCGGGCGGTGCGGGTGGCGAGGTGGTGAGCTTGCCGTGGCCGGAGAGCAGTGCGGCGATGTCCGCGGTCGGTCGGCGGTGCCGCGCGATGTCGATCATGGTGCCGACGAGGTACCGCACCATGTGGTGCAGGTAGCGGTCCGCCGTGATGTCGAAGCGAATGCCCAGCTCCCAGTCGGCCCATGCGGCCTCCGCCACGTCGCACTGGTACCCACGCTGCTCGGGCCGGCCCGATTTGGTGAACGCCTCGAACGAGTGCTCCCCGAGGACGTCCGCGGCTGAAGCGGTCAACAACTCGGTGTCGAGCGTCTCGCACAGCGGCCAGCACTGTCTACGTTGGAAGGGAGACCGGGCCTGGTCATCGACGCCCACACGATAGGTGTATGTCCTGGCGATCGCGTCGTACCGGGGATGAAAGTCGGGCGCAGCTCGGCGCACCGACTCGATCCAGATCTCTTGCGGTAATGTCGCGTTCAACGCCTTCAGAAGCTTCGCCGGAGTCCACCGTGCTGGCATATCGACCGACGCGACTTGTCCCGTGGCGTGCACACCCGTGTCGGTGCGGCCCGAACCGATGACCGTGCGGGGAGAATCCGCGAGCTGGGTGAGAGCTGCCTGCAGGTCACCCTGGACGGTTCGCTGCTCCGGCTGGTACTGCCATCCATGGAACGCTGAGCCGTCGTAGTGGACGGTGAGCTGTAATCGGGACGTCTCGGGGGCTTCCACGGCGAAAAGGTAGATTCACTGGGGCGGATGTCAAGCGACGCCGGGGGGGCGCCGATTGGCAGAAAAACCGTACGGAGCTTAGGATTTCTGCCTCGTTCAGAGGCCCCTAGCAGCTGGAGTGTGCGCGTGTCCGAGCAGCACGACGACATGGACTTGAAGGGACTCATCGCCAAGGTCGTGGAGGGTGTTCACCTGAGCGCCGAGGAAGCTGAGGCCGCGTTCGATCGCTTCATGGCCGGCTCGGCCTCCGAGGTGGAAATGGCGGGCTTGCTCGTAGCTCTCCGGGTCAAAGGGGCACAACCCAGCGAGGTCGCGGGGGGGGTGCGTGCGCTGAGGAAGGCCATGCTGCCCGTGACGTCGTCCGATCCCTCGAGGCTCGTGGACACGGCTGGCACGGGAGGCGGAGAGGTCACGACGTTCAACATCTCCACCGCGGCTGCGCTCGTCGCGGCAGGTGCGGGCGTACCGATCGCCAAGCACGGGAACCGCTCGTTCACCTCACGAAGCGGCAGTGCGGACGTGCTCGAGGCGCTGGGGGTCGCCATCGACCTCACCCCGGACCGCATGGGCGAAATACTCGCCGAGGTGGGTATCGTGTTCATGTTTGCTCCCCTGCTGCACCCGGCGATGCGCCACGTCGGGCCGGTTCGACGCGGGCTCGGCATCACCACGGTCATGAACATCCTCGGTCCGCTCACGAACCCTGCGGGCGCCCAGCGCCAGGTCATCGGCGTCGCAGACCCGGAGCTGATCGATCTCGTCGCAGGCTCTCTCCAGGAACTCGGCCACATTCGAGCGCTCATAGTACATGGAGAGCCCGGCATGGACGAGATCAGCCCCTCCGGCGTAACGAGCGTCGCCGAGCTCACCGAGTCCGGCCTCACTCGTTTCGAGGTCACGCCCGAGGCGCTCGGGCTCGAGAGGGCCGACCTCGCCTCGCTCGCGGGCGGAGAACCGTCGGAGAACGCGGTAGTGATCGAGCGAGTTCTGGGCGGTGAGCAGGGCGGGGCCAGAACCGCGGTCCTGCTGAACGCGGCAGGGGCTATCTTCGTGGGTGGTGCAGTCGAATCCCTTGAAGCGGGGGTCCGTCTGGCCGAATCGAGCATCGACGACGGGCGCGCAGCCGAGGCCCTCGAGCGACTGAGGAACGCCACGCAAGCCGAATGAAAATGATGCGTAGGAAAGTGGAGGAGCGGGGCGGCGTGCCGCACCCCCTAATCCTAGTGTTTGGTCAATACTTTCGGATGACGCCCACGACCACACCTTGCACCCGCACGTCGGCAGCATCGACTAGGATGGGCGC from Gemmatimonadota bacterium encodes the following:
- the fsa gene encoding fructose-6-phosphate aldolase, translated to MKIFLDTADLVEIRRAADAGLVDGITTNPSLISKVAGDRDPKEIYLEICEIVDGPISLEVVGVDRDTMVAEGRKLAAIHENAVVKVPLTEDGLKACRDLRAEGFHTNVTLCFSVSQALLAAKAGATYVSPFVGRIDDISGEGMDVIHQIRQVYDNYGYETQILVASIRHPVHVVEAMMLGADCCTMPPKVLWQLSKHPLTDRGLEGFLTDWNKLDAEI
- the truA gene encoding tRNA pseudouridine(38-40) synthase TruA; this translates as MEAPETSRLQLTVHYDGSAFHGWQYQPEQRTVQGDLQAALTQLADSPRTVIGSGRTDTGVHATGQVASVDMPARWTPAKLLKALNATLPQEIWIESVRRAAPDFHPRYDAIARTYTYRVGVDDQARSPFQRRQCWPLCETLDTELLTASAADVLGEHSFEAFTKSGRPEQRGYQCDVAEAAWADWELGIRFDITADRYLHHMVRYLVGTMIDIARHRRPTADIAALLSGHGKLTTSPPAPPEGLFLARVEYPESALLADEPPASPSRSTATA
- the trpD gene encoding anthranilate phosphoribosyltransferase yields the protein MDLKGLIAKVVEGVHLSAEEAEAAFDRFMAGSASEVEMAGLLVALRVKGAQPSEVAGGVRALRKAMLPVTSSDPSRLVDTAGTGGGEVTTFNISTAAALVAAGAGVPIAKHGNRSFTSRSGSADVLEALGVAIDLTPDRMGEILAEVGIVFMFAPLLHPAMRHVGPVRRGLGITTVMNILGPLTNPAGAQRQVIGVADPELIDLVAGSLQELGHIRALIVHGEPGMDEISPSGVTSVAELTESGLTRFEVTPEALGLERADLASLAGGEPSENAVVIERVLGGEQGGARTAVLLNAAGAIFVGGAVESLEAGVRLAESSIDDGRAAEALERLRNATQAE